In the Agrococcus sp. Marseille-Q4369 genome, one interval contains:
- a CDS encoding TrmH family RNA methyltransferase: MTQNCHRCPETSHPELLEHGDRRNVVDRYRYWRLEAIIADLDTRRHGFHVAIENWQHDLNIGSIVRTANAFAASAVHIIGKRRWNRRGAMVTDRYQRIEHHETTDAFAAWARDAGLTIVAVDNTEGSVPVDAAPLPERCVLLFGQEGPGLTEAAMAVADAHVQIRQFGSTRSINAAAAAAIVMHEWVRVHAAR, translated from the coding sequence CTGACCCAGAACTGTCACCGATGTCCTGAGACATCACACCCTGAGCTGCTCGAGCACGGCGACCGCCGCAACGTCGTCGACCGCTACCGCTACTGGCGGCTCGAGGCGATCATCGCCGACCTCGACACTCGCCGTCACGGCTTCCACGTCGCGATCGAGAACTGGCAGCACGACCTCAACATCGGCTCGATCGTGCGCACCGCCAACGCCTTCGCCGCATCCGCCGTGCACATCATCGGCAAGCGGCGCTGGAACCGCCGTGGTGCGATGGTGACCGACCGCTATCAGCGCATCGAGCACCACGAGACGACGGATGCGTTCGCGGCGTGGGCGAGGGACGCCGGCCTCACGATCGTGGCCGTCGACAACACCGAGGGGTCGGTGCCGGTCGACGCGGCGCCGCTGCCCGAGCGCTGCGTGCTGCTCTTCGGGCAGGAGGGGCCGGGGCTCACGGAAGCCGCGATGGCGGTCGCGGATGCGCACGTGCAGATCCGGCAGTTCGGGTCGACGCGCTCGATCAACGCCGCGGCCGCGGCGGCGATCGTGATGCACGAGTGGGTGCGGGTCCACGCGGCGCGCTGA
- a CDS encoding DNA-formamidopyrimidine glycosylase family protein, which translates to MPEGDTIYRAAVRLRQAMAGRVLTRSDFRVPRLATADLVGERIEEVRSVGKHLLMRGERHTIHSHAGMDGLWHVLEHGRRAPVPAHTIRVVLATDEHDIVGSALPVLELLPREHDWDAVAHLGPDLLSPDWDEADAAEAARRLRATGVPVGVALLDQTAVAGLGNVFRGELCFLRGVHPATPIGEVDVEPIVALARRLMIANRDRTERTFTGDARRGRRTWVYGRGGQPCLRCGTRIRDAMLGMEDGMLRQVQWCPRCQPAPASAD; encoded by the coding sequence ATGCCCGAGGGCGACACGATCTACCGCGCGGCCGTCCGCCTAAGGCAGGCGATGGCCGGGCGCGTGCTGACCCGCAGCGACTTCCGCGTGCCGCGGCTCGCGACCGCCGACCTCGTCGGCGAGCGCATCGAGGAGGTGCGCTCGGTCGGCAAGCACCTGCTCATGCGCGGCGAGCGGCACACGATCCACTCGCACGCCGGCATGGATGGGCTATGGCACGTGCTCGAGCACGGTCGCCGCGCGCCCGTGCCGGCCCACACCATCCGGGTCGTGCTCGCCACCGACGAGCACGACATCGTCGGGTCGGCCCTCCCGGTGCTCGAGCTGCTCCCGCGCGAGCACGACTGGGATGCCGTCGCGCACCTCGGCCCCGACCTGCTCTCGCCCGACTGGGACGAGGCGGATGCGGCCGAGGCGGCCAGGCGGCTGCGCGCGACCGGGGTGCCGGTCGGCGTGGCCCTCCTCGACCAGACGGCAGTCGCGGGGCTCGGCAACGTCTTCCGCGGCGAGCTGTGCTTCCTGCGCGGCGTGCACCCCGCCACGCCGATCGGCGAGGTCGACGTCGAGCCGATCGTCGCGCTCGCGCGCCGGCTCATGATCGCGAACCGCGACCGGACGGAGCGCACCTTCACGGGCGATGCGCGGCGCGGCCGCCGCACGTGGGTCTACGGCCGCGGCGGGCAGCCGTGCTTGCGCTGCGGCACGCGCATCCGGGACGCGATGCTCGGCATGGAGGACGGCATGCTGCGGCAGGTGCAGTGGTGCCCGCGCTGCCAGCCCGCCCCAGCATCCGCCGACTGA
- a CDS encoding DEAD/DEAH box helicase — MGAALDLFSPATRAWFTGAFAAPTPVQEAAWTAIARGDHSLVVAPTGSGKTLAAFLWSIDRLHREDAEPHAEREPGVRVLYVSPLKALAVDVDRNLRAPLAGIAAQGRTDGLEPPPIRIGLRTGDTPQEERRAQAKHPPDILITTPESLFLLLTSRARETLRTVETVILDEVHAVVPTKRGSHLALSLERLDAQLARPAQRIGLSATVSPVEEVAAFLGGPAPVTIVAPPSEKTIELTITVPVDDMTDLRAPQRREQSGSAPTGSAFGSIEEQPEQQSIWPHIEREVLELVDRHRSTIVFVNARRAAERLTARLNELDAERLDAAEAEGLGDEGGADARSRASADGVVLRDVREHIRLRLAERAAAREAGGDDADAPPLARAHHGSVSKEQRAEIEDQLKSGRLRCVVATSSLELGIDMGEVDLVVQVESPPSTASGLQRVGRAGHSVGDASRGVLIPKHRADLLHATVVADRMARGELEPIRMPRHPLDVLAQQTVAAAAMDELVVDDWFQTVRRSAPFAQLPRSAFDATLDLISGVYPSDEFAELRPRVVWDRDAGTITGRPSAQRIAVSSGGTIPDRGLFGVFLAGQEGRPGARVGELDEEMVYESRAGDVFALGATSWRVVDITHDRVLVVPAFGEVGKLPFWHGDAEGRPADLGRSIGRATAALAAGTGIDLPHSDERAIRNLDAYVRDQLAATGAVPTDAQLVVERSRDELGDWRLIVHSPWGRRVHAPWALAIDRRLREDRDLGAAAMASDDGIVIRIPDSDADPPGAELIRFEPDELERIVETEAGGTALFASRFRECASRALLLPKRDPSRRAPLWQQRQRAAQLLDVAKRYPDFPIVLEALREVLQDAYDLPALRQIAERLQHGDIRVVEVETPSPSPFAHHLLFGYVGAFLYEGDAPLAERRAAALTLDPALLAEVLGQSALRELLDEEIVARTELELQRLAPDRRARGVEGAADLLRLLGPLTVEELAVRLEGVPGATVEAGEPVTDAADASAPDASAPDASPAAPGHLTIAAAAAIADELVTARRVVRVRIGRDERLAAIEDVARLRDALGVPPPPGVPSALLDAVADPIGDVVARHARTHGPFTVDEASARLTLAPAVVRSALRALERQGRVVPGAYRARGTGEEWIDAQVLSRLKRRSLQALRSDVEPVDHAVFADHLLAHQRVTRPLSGVDGLLEAIDRLDGTPLPLSALETLILPSRVKDYRPSMLDEVTAAGLVTWVGAGEFSARDGRIVLRAADTVEQRRDTAHDDPDASAVLEALGGGGALFARQLSEIAALDLVRLGEVLWPLVWAGRITNDTIAPLRAHLLGARARTPPAPSRRAAPVSRRRLATARPIRAETLPTLAGRWLLASKPAGSTTERAAQVADALLARYGVVTRGSVVAEDVPGGFHGVYQVLKAFEEAGHTRRGYFVDGLGAAQFADGPVVDALRARQSGGVSEAVATVPAVDPANPFGAALPWPEARGDHRPTRRVGALTTIASGRCVLHLERGGRSLLTFSDDEDVLVKALSSMTDAVIRLGGRRRVVETVDGRSSLEPDVAPLLDRAGLRRTPRGFRIGH; from the coding sequence ATGGGCGCCGCCCTCGACCTCTTCTCCCCCGCGACCCGCGCGTGGTTCACGGGGGCGTTCGCCGCGCCGACGCCGGTGCAGGAGGCGGCGTGGACCGCGATCGCGCGCGGCGACCACTCCCTCGTCGTCGCCCCGACCGGCTCGGGCAAGACGCTCGCGGCGTTCCTGTGGTCGATCGACCGGCTCCACCGCGAGGACGCCGAGCCGCACGCGGAGCGCGAGCCGGGGGTGCGCGTGCTCTACGTCTCGCCGCTCAAGGCGCTTGCGGTCGACGTCGACCGCAACCTGCGCGCTCCGCTCGCGGGCATCGCGGCGCAGGGTCGCACCGACGGGCTCGAGCCGCCGCCGATCCGCATCGGCCTCCGCACGGGCGACACCCCGCAGGAGGAGCGGCGCGCGCAGGCGAAGCACCCGCCCGACATCCTCATCACGACGCCCGAGTCGCTCTTCCTGCTGCTCACGAGCCGCGCGCGCGAGACGCTCCGCACCGTCGAGACGGTGATCCTCGACGAGGTGCACGCGGTCGTGCCCACGAAGCGCGGCTCGCACCTCGCGCTGAGCCTCGAGCGGCTCGACGCGCAGCTCGCGCGGCCCGCGCAGCGCATCGGCCTCTCGGCGACGGTGAGCCCGGTCGAGGAGGTCGCCGCGTTCCTCGGCGGGCCGGCGCCCGTCACGATCGTCGCGCCACCGAGCGAGAAGACGATCGAGCTCACGATCACCGTGCCGGTCGACGACATGACCGACCTGCGGGCGCCGCAGCGCCGCGAGCAGTCGGGGTCCGCACCGACCGGCAGCGCGTTCGGCTCGATCGAGGAGCAGCCCGAGCAGCAGTCGATCTGGCCGCACATCGAGCGCGAGGTGCTCGAGCTCGTCGACCGGCACCGCTCGACGATCGTGTTCGTCAACGCCCGCCGCGCGGCCGAGCGGCTCACCGCCAGGCTCAACGAGCTCGACGCCGAGCGGCTCGACGCGGCGGAGGCGGAGGGCCTCGGCGACGAGGGCGGGGCGGATGCGCGGTCGCGCGCGAGCGCGGACGGCGTCGTCCTGCGCGACGTGCGCGAGCACATCCGCCTGCGCCTCGCCGAGCGCGCCGCGGCGCGCGAGGCCGGCGGGGACGACGCGGATGCGCCGCCGCTCGCTCGCGCGCACCACGGCTCGGTCTCGAAGGAGCAGCGCGCCGAGATCGAGGACCAGCTGAAGTCGGGGCGGCTGCGCTGCGTCGTCGCGACCTCGAGCCTCGAGCTCGGCATCGACATGGGCGAGGTCGATCTCGTGGTGCAGGTCGAGTCGCCGCCGTCGACCGCGAGCGGGTTGCAGCGCGTCGGCCGCGCCGGCCACTCGGTCGGCGACGCGTCGCGCGGCGTGCTCATCCCGAAGCATCGCGCCGACCTGCTGCACGCGACGGTCGTCGCCGACCGGATGGCGCGCGGCGAGCTCGAGCCCATCCGCATGCCGCGGCACCCGCTCGACGTGCTCGCGCAGCAGACGGTCGCGGCCGCCGCGATGGACGAGCTCGTCGTCGACGACTGGTTCCAGACCGTGCGGCGCTCGGCGCCCTTCGCGCAGCTGCCGCGCAGCGCCTTCGACGCGACGCTCGACCTCATCTCGGGCGTCTACCCGAGCGACGAGTTCGCCGAGCTGCGCCCGCGCGTCGTGTGGGATCGCGACGCGGGCACGATCACCGGCCGGCCGAGCGCGCAGCGCATCGCCGTCTCGAGTGGCGGCACGATCCCCGACCGCGGCCTGTTCGGCGTCTTCCTCGCCGGGCAGGAGGGCCGGCCGGGCGCGCGCGTCGGCGAGCTCGACGAGGAGATGGTCTACGAGTCGCGCGCGGGCGATGTCTTCGCGCTCGGCGCGACGAGCTGGCGCGTCGTCGACATCACGCACGACCGGGTGCTCGTCGTGCCCGCGTTCGGCGAGGTCGGCAAGCTGCCGTTCTGGCACGGCGACGCCGAAGGCAGGCCCGCCGACCTCGGCCGCTCGATCGGCCGCGCGACCGCGGCGCTCGCCGCCGGCACCGGCATCGACCTGCCGCACTCCGACGAGCGGGCGATCCGCAACCTCGACGCCTACGTGCGCGACCAGCTCGCCGCGACCGGCGCGGTGCCGACCGACGCGCAGCTCGTCGTCGAGCGCTCCCGCGACGAGCTCGGCGACTGGCGCCTCATCGTCCACTCCCCGTGGGGCCGGCGCGTGCACGCACCGTGGGCGCTCGCGATCGACCGCCGGCTGCGCGAGGACCGCGACCTCGGCGCCGCCGCGATGGCCTCCGACGACGGCATCGTCATCCGCATCCCCGACTCCGACGCCGACCCGCCGGGCGCCGAGCTCATCCGCTTCGAGCCCGACGAGCTCGAGCGCATCGTCGAGACCGAGGCGGGCGGCACCGCGCTGTTCGCGAGCCGCTTCCGCGAGTGCGCGTCGCGCGCGCTGCTGCTGCCCAAGCGCGACCCCTCGCGCCGCGCGCCGCTGTGGCAGCAGCGGCAGCGGGCGGCGCAGCTGCTCGACGTCGCGAAGCGCTACCCCGACTTCCCCATCGTGCTCGAGGCGCTCCGCGAGGTGCTGCAGGACGCCTACGACCTCCCGGCGCTGCGCCAGATCGCCGAGCGGCTGCAGCACGGCGACATCCGCGTCGTCGAGGTCGAGACGCCGAGCCCCTCCCCCTTCGCCCACCACCTCCTGTTCGGCTACGTCGGCGCGTTCCTCTACGAGGGCGACGCGCCGCTCGCCGAGCGCCGCGCTGCCGCGCTCACGCTCGATCCGGCGCTGCTCGCCGAGGTGCTCGGCCAGTCGGCGCTGCGCGAGCTGCTCGACGAGGAGATCGTCGCCCGCACCGAGCTCGAGCTGCAGCGGCTCGCGCCCGACCGCCGGGCGCGCGGCGTCGAGGGCGCCGCCGACCTGCTGCGGCTGCTCGGCCCGCTCACGGTCGAGGAGCTCGCGGTGCGGCTCGAGGGCGTGCCGGGCGCGACCGTCGAGGCCGGCGAGCCGGTGACGGATGCGGCGGATGCGTCGGCACCGGATGCGTCGGCACCGGATGCGTCACCTGCAGCCCCCGGGCACCTCACGATCGCCGCCGCGGCCGCGATCGCCGACGAGCTCGTCACCGCGCGGCGCGTCGTGCGGGTGCGGATCGGCCGCGACGAGCGGCTCGCCGCGATCGAGGACGTCGCGCGGCTCCGCGACGCGCTCGGCGTGCCGCCGCCGCCCGGGGTGCCCTCGGCGCTGCTCGACGCGGTCGCCGACCCCATCGGCGACGTCGTCGCCCGGCACGCGCGCACGCACGGTCCGTTCACGGTGGACGAGGCATCCGCTCGCCTCACGCTCGCGCCCGCGGTCGTGCGCTCGGCGCTCCGCGCGCTCGAGCGGCAGGGGCGCGTCGTGCCGGGTGCCTATCGCGCGCGCGGCACGGGCGAGGAGTGGATCGACGCGCAAGTGCTCTCGCGGCTCAAGCGCCGCAGCCTGCAGGCGCTGCGCAGCGACGTCGAGCCCGTCGACCACGCCGTCTTCGCCGACCACCTGCTCGCGCACCAGCGCGTCACGCGGCCGCTCTCGGGCGTCGACGGGCTGCTCGAGGCGATCGACCGGCTCGACGGCACGCCGCTCCCGCTCAGCGCCCTCGAGACGCTCATCCTGCCCTCGCGCGTGAAGGACTACCGGCCGTCGATGCTCGACGAGGTGACCGCCGCCGGGCTCGTCACGTGGGTCGGCGCGGGCGAGTTCAGCGCGCGCGACGGCCGCATCGTGCTGCGCGCGGCCGACACCGTCGAGCAGCGCCGCGACACGGCGCACGACGACCCCGACGCATCCGCCGTGCTCGAGGCGCTCGGCGGCGGCGGGGCGCTCTTCGCGCGGCAGCTGAGCGAGATCGCCGCGCTCGACCTCGTGCGGCTCGGCGAGGTGCTGTGGCCGCTCGTGTGGGCGGGCCGCATCACGAACGACACGATCGCGCCGCTGCGCGCCCACTTGCTCGGCGCTCGCGCACGCACGCCCCCGGCGCCCAGCCGGCGGGCGGCGCCCGTGAGCCGGCGGCGGCTCGCGACCGCGCGGCCGATCCGGGCGGAGACGCTGCCGACGCTCGCGGGCCGGTGGCTGCTCGCGTCGAAGCCGGCCGGCTCGACGACCGAGCGCGCCGCGCAAGTGGCGGATGCGCTGCTCGCGCGCTACGGCGTCGTCACGCGCGGGAGCGTCGTCGCGGAGGACGTGCCGGGCGGCTTCCACGGCGTCTACCAAGTGCTGAAGGCCTTCGAGGAGGCCGGCCACACCCGCCGCGGCTACTTCGTCGACGGGCTCGGGGCGGCGCAGTTCGCCGACGGGCCGGTCGTCGACGCGCTGCGGGCGCGCCAGTCGGGCGGCGTGAGCGAGGCGGTCGCGACGGTGCCGGCCGTCGATCCCGCGAACCCGTTCGGCGCCGCGCTGCCGTGGCCGGAAGCGCGCGGCGACCACCGCCCGACCCGCCGCGTCGGCGCGCTCACGACGATCGCCTCTGGGCGCTGCGTGCTGCACCTCGAGCGCGGCGGCCGCTCGCTGCTGACGTTCAGCGATGACGAGGACGTGCTCGTCAAGGCGCTGTCGAGCATGACGGATGCGGTGATCCGGCTCGGCGGTCGGCGTCGCGTCGTCGAGACGGTCGACGGCCGCTCGTCGCTCGAGCCCGACGTCGCGCCGCTGCTCGACCGCGCGGGCTTGCGCCGCACGCCGCGCGGGTTCCGGATCGGCCACTGA
- a CDS encoding DUF2231 domain-containing protein: MPDQLDFDRGKRPRTVLQGWYGHPFHPVLITVPIGSWIASLVFDVLAIFADDPSGYLLGAQVLIAIGIVGAVLAAVVGVLDYSVIPGRTKAKRMGLIHGLLNTVALVVFAIGWFVRSSEGHDELSVAAVVISLVGIALVGVSGFLGGELAYHFGIRVAAEKDQAEGVAQR; the protein is encoded by the coding sequence GTGCCGGATCAGCTCGACTTCGACCGCGGCAAGCGCCCGCGCACCGTGCTCCAGGGGTGGTACGGGCACCCGTTCCATCCCGTGCTCATCACCGTGCCGATCGGCTCGTGGATCGCGAGCCTCGTCTTCGACGTGCTCGCGATCTTCGCCGATGACCCGTCGGGCTACCTGCTCGGCGCGCAGGTGCTCATCGCGATCGGCATCGTCGGGGCGGTGCTCGCGGCAGTCGTCGGCGTGCTCGACTACTCGGTGATCCCGGGCCGGACGAAGGCGAAGCGGATGGGTCTCATCCACGGGCTGCTCAACACCGTCGCGCTCGTGGTCTTCGCGATCGGCTGGTTCGTCCGCTCGAGCGAGGGGCATGACGAGCTGAGCGTGGCCGCCGTGGTGATCAGCCTCGTCGGCATCGCGCTCGTCGGCGTCTCGGGGTTCCTCGGTGGCGAGCTCGCGTACCACTTCGGCATCCGCGTCGCGGCCGAGAAGGACCAGGCGGAAGGCGTCGCGCAGCGGTGA
- a CDS encoding RES family NAD+ phosphorylase translates to MRRYRDALFRIHATAGAHPSRWDELREFGPLSVMRWDPQPLPQGIHAGRGVAYTGTDVTTAFAEVFQSRRTIRLTAGRTLSGWLPSRELELLDLTGVWPVRQGASGSLHAAAKSTCRTWAAAIHDQLGDRIDGLHVLSTMTSRPMVVLFDRAADAFPGAPEFSRPLAHAAVQMLAVDAADSLGWPVI, encoded by the coding sequence GTGCGGCGATACCGGGACGCGCTCTTCCGCATCCACGCGACCGCCGGGGCGCACCCCTCGCGTTGGGATGAGCTGCGCGAGTTCGGACCTCTCTCGGTCATGCGATGGGATCCGCAGCCGCTGCCGCAGGGAATCCACGCGGGTCGAGGCGTCGCCTACACCGGAACGGACGTGACGACTGCGTTCGCGGAGGTGTTCCAGTCGCGAAGGACCATCCGCCTGACCGCGGGACGCACGCTCAGCGGCTGGCTGCCATCGAGAGAGCTGGAGCTCCTCGACCTCACCGGTGTCTGGCCGGTCAGGCAAGGCGCCTCTGGCTCGTTGCACGCTGCAGCGAAGAGCACATGCCGCACGTGGGCGGCGGCCATCCACGACCAGCTCGGCGATCGCATCGATGGGCTCCACGTGCTCTCGACCATGACCTCGAGGCCGATGGTCGTGCTCTTCGACAGAGCAGCGGACGCGTTCCCCGGGGCGCCCGAGTTCTCCCGGCCGCTCGCGCACGCCGCGGTGCAGATGCTCGCTGTGGACGCGGCCGATTCGCTCGGCTGGCCGGTGATCTGA
- the argG gene encoding argininosuccinate synthase: MSKVLSSLPVGERVGIAFSGGLDTSCAVAWMRHNGAVPYTYTADIGQYDEPDIDAVPGRATAYGAEGSRLVDAKDALVEEGLVALATGAFHIRSAGRMYFNTTPLGRAVTGMLLVRAMKEDGVEIWGDGSTYKGNDIERFYRYGLMANPGLRIYKPWLDERFVTELGGRKEMSEWLVAHGYPYRDATEKAYSTDANIWGATHEAKTLEHLDTSMEVVEPIMGVKFWDESVEIPTEDVTIRFEAGRPVSIDGVEFPDAVALVHEANTIGGRHGLGMSDQIENRIIEAKSRGIYEAPGMALLHIAYERLLNAIHNEDTIATYHEQGRRLGRLMYEGRWLDPQSLMLRESIQRWVGSSVTGEVVLRLRRGEDYSIVDTRGETFSYHPDKLSMERVGDAAFDPSDRIGQLTMRNLDIADSRSRLEGYAAAGLVEGETAKLLGALEIGRSEEIVASPDADPEAIEQWNDRAAMDLGTD, from the coding sequence ATGTCCAAGGTCCTCTCCTCCCTTCCCGTCGGCGAGCGCGTCGGCATCGCCTTCTCGGGCGGCCTCGACACCTCGTGCGCCGTCGCGTGGATGCGCCACAACGGCGCCGTGCCGTACACGTACACCGCCGACATCGGGCAGTACGACGAGCCCGACATCGACGCGGTGCCCGGCCGCGCGACCGCCTACGGCGCGGAGGGCTCACGACTCGTCGACGCGAAGGACGCGCTCGTGGAGGAGGGCCTCGTCGCGCTCGCGACGGGCGCGTTCCACATCCGCTCGGCCGGCCGCATGTACTTCAACACCACGCCGCTCGGCCGCGCGGTCACGGGCATGCTGCTCGTGCGCGCCATGAAGGAGGACGGCGTCGAGATCTGGGGCGACGGGTCGACCTACAAGGGCAACGACATCGAGCGCTTCTACCGCTACGGCCTCATGGCCAACCCGGGCCTGCGCATCTACAAGCCGTGGCTCGACGAGCGCTTCGTCACCGAGCTCGGCGGCCGCAAGGAGATGTCGGAGTGGCTCGTCGCGCACGGCTACCCCTACCGCGATGCGACCGAGAAGGCCTACTCGACCGACGCGAACATCTGGGGCGCGACGCACGAGGCGAAGACGCTCGAGCACCTCGACACCTCGATGGAGGTCGTCGAGCCGATCATGGGCGTGAAGTTCTGGGACGAGTCGGTCGAGATCCCGACCGAGGACGTCACGATCCGCTTCGAGGCCGGTCGACCCGTCTCGATCGACGGCGTGGAGTTCCCGGATGCGGTGGCCCTCGTCCACGAGGCCAACACGATCGGCGGCCGGCACGGGCTCGGCATGAGCGACCAGATCGAGAACCGCATCATCGAGGCGAAGAGCCGCGGCATCTACGAGGCGCCGGGCATGGCGCTGCTGCACATCGCCTATGAGCGGCTGCTCAACGCGATCCACAACGAGGACACGATCGCGACGTACCACGAGCAGGGCCGCCGCCTCGGGCGCCTCATGTACGAGGGCCGCTGGCTCGACCCGCAGTCGCTCATGCTGCGCGAGTCGATCCAGCGCTGGGTCGGCTCGTCGGTCACGGGCGAGGTCGTGCTGCGGCTGCGCCGCGGCGAGGACTACTCGATCGTCGACACCCGCGGCGAGACCTTCTCGTACCACCCCGACAAGCTCTCGATGGAGCGCGTCGGCGACGCGGCGTTCGACCCCTCCGACCGCATCGGCCAGCTCACGATGCGCAACCTCGACATCGCCGACTCCCGCTCGCGGCTCGAGGGCTACGCGGCGGCGGGCCTCGTCGAGGGCGAGACGGCGAAGCTGCTCGGCGCGCTCGAGATCGGCCGCTCGGAGGAGATCGTGGCGTCGCCCGACGCCGACCCCGAGGCGATCGAGCAGTGGAACGACCGCGCGGCGATGGACCTCGGCACGGACTAG
- a CDS encoding SRPBCC family protein, whose product MQVDEQFEVDAPRAAVFRLWTSFEHYPEFLTGVDSVYAETSERMRWRVSLGGLPSSFYAVVTEHVPDERLAFASVDQSTLGWWVDLAEVTPHRTRVTVRVIVSPRGDVPRRAGDKELDELTIRCDLLRLRALSEGTLSQAA is encoded by the coding sequence ATGCAGGTCGATGAGCAGTTCGAGGTCGATGCGCCCCGCGCAGCGGTGTTCCGCCTGTGGACCTCGTTCGAGCACTACCCGGAGTTCCTGACCGGGGTCGACTCGGTGTACGCCGAGACGAGCGAGCGGATGCGCTGGCGCGTGTCGCTCGGCGGGCTGCCGTCGAGCTTCTACGCGGTCGTCACCGAGCACGTGCCCGACGAGCGGCTCGCGTTCGCGAGCGTCGACCAGTCGACGCTCGGCTGGTGGGTCGACCTCGCGGAGGTCACCCCGCACCGCACGCGCGTCACCGTGCGAGTGATCGTCTCGCCGCGCGGCGACGTGCCGCGCCGCGCCGGCGACAAGGAGCTCGACGAGCTGACCATCCGCTGCGATCTGCTGCGGCTCCGAGCACTCTCCGAGGGCACGCTCAGCCAAGCGGCATAG
- a CDS encoding SRPBCC family protein — translation MPQVTDSIDVKAPISAVYALWTQFEDFPKFMGGVESITQQTDTMLHWVVSIKGVEREFDAEITEQHLDERVAWRSTDGETHAGVVTFHRIDDDMTRVNVQIDWKPQGVVEAAGALLQVDDLQIKQDLKRFKELAEAAPAQQAVDQGWDGDVERPADRLGQ, via the coding sequence ATGCCGCAGGTCACCGACAGCATCGACGTCAAGGCCCCCATCAGCGCCGTCTACGCGCTCTGGACGCAGTTCGAGGATTTCCCGAAGTTCATGGGCGGCGTCGAGTCCATCACGCAGCAGACCGACACGATGCTCCACTGGGTCGTCTCGATCAAGGGCGTCGAGCGCGAGTTCGACGCCGAGATCACCGAGCAGCACCTCGACGAGCGCGTCGCGTGGCGCAGCACGGACGGCGAGACGCACGCCGGTGTCGTGACCTTCCACCGCATCGACGACGACATGACGCGCGTCAACGTGCAGATCGACTGGAAGCCCCAGGGCGTCGTCGAGGCCGCCGGTGCGCTGCTGCAGGTCGACGACCTGCAGATCAAGCAGGACCTCAAGCGCTTCAAGGAGCTCGCCGAGGCCGCGCCCGCCCAGCAGGCGGTCGACCAGGGCTGGGACGGCGACGTCGAGCGCCCGGCCGACCGGCTCGGCCAGTAG
- a CDS encoding TIGR01777 family oxidoreductase — translation MGIEHSSIVDARLADVFAWHTRPGALQRLSPPWLPGRVRREAGSLADGRAELALPGGIVWAAQHDPSGFEPDRAFVDERVDAGLGSIPLAPLRWRHEHRFEPRGEDRTLVHDRVETIVGSRALRPMFVYRHRQLADDLAAHRSAAAEPMTVAVTGASGLIGTALTALLTTGGHDVVRLVRHEASSSGERRWDPDAPAADLLEGVDAVVHLAGASIFGRLGEQHRRAVRDSRIGPTRKLAEIAAASGARAFVSASGIGRYGVDRGSEQLTEAAGPGDDFVARVVVDWEADAAVAAEGRMRAVQVRTGLVQSPRGGVLQVLAPLYAAGLGGPLAGGEHWQSWIDLDDLLDVYLRALTDERLSGPVNAVAPHPVQQHEYAETLARVLRRPALVPTPALGPRVLLGRRGAEELALADQRVVPARLTELGHRFRRPRLEDSLRHQLGRMREAGR, via the coding sequence ATGGGCATCGAGCACTCGAGCATCGTCGACGCGCGTCTCGCCGACGTCTTCGCCTGGCACACGCGCCCGGGGGCGCTGCAGCGGCTCTCGCCGCCGTGGCTCCCCGGGCGCGTTCGCCGTGAAGCGGGCTCGCTCGCCGACGGTCGCGCCGAGCTCGCGCTCCCCGGCGGCATCGTCTGGGCGGCGCAGCACGACCCGAGCGGATTCGAGCCTGACCGCGCTTTCGTCGACGAGCGAGTGGATGCGGGGCTCGGCTCGATCCCGCTCGCACCGCTGCGCTGGCGCCACGAGCACCGCTTCGAGCCGCGCGGCGAGGATCGCACCCTCGTGCACGACCGCGTCGAGACGATCGTCGGCTCGCGGGCGCTGCGCCCGATGTTCGTCTACCGGCACCGGCAGCTCGCCGACGACCTCGCCGCGCACCGATCGGCGGCTGCCGAGCCCATGACGGTCGCCGTCACCGGCGCGAGCGGGCTCATCGGCACCGCGCTCACCGCGCTGCTGACGACGGGCGGCCACGACGTCGTGCGGCTCGTGCGGCACGAGGCGTCGTCGAGCGGCGAGCGGCGCTGGGATCCCGACGCGCCGGCCGCCGACCTGCTCGAGGGCGTCGACGCGGTCGTGCACCTCGCAGGTGCGTCGATCTTCGGCCGGCTCGGCGAGCAGCATCGGCGGGCCGTGCGCGACAGCCGCATCGGACCCACGCGCAAGCTCGCCGAGATCGCCGCCGCGAGCGGCGCGCGCGCGTTCGTGAGCGCCTCGGGCATCGGCCGCTACGGCGTCGACCGCGGCAGCGAGCAGCTCACCGAGGCCGCGGGCCCCGGCGACGACTTCGTCGCTCGCGTCGTCGTCGACTGGGAGGCGGATGCGGCGGTCGCCGCCGAGGGACGCATGCGTGCCGTGCAGGTGCGCACCGGGCTCGTGCAGTCGCCGCGAGGCGGGGTGCTGCAGGTGCTCGCACCGCTCTACGCGGCGGGCCTCGGCGGCCCCCTCGCCGGCGGGGAGCACTGGCAATCGTGGATCGACCTCGACGACCTGCTCGACGTCTACTTGCGGGCGCTCACCGACGAACGGCTCTCGGGCCCGGTCAACGCCGTCGCCCCGCACCCCGTGCAGCAGCACGAGTACGCCGAGACGCTCGCTCGCGTGCTGCGCCGCCCCGCGCTCGTGCCGACGCCCGCGCTCGGGCCGCGCGTGCTGCTCGGGCGGCGCGGTGCCGAGGAGCTCGCGCTCGCCGACCAGCGGGTCGTGCCCGCCCGGCTGACCGAGCTCGGCCACCGATTCCGGCGGCCCCGGCTCGAGGACTCGCTGCGGCACCAGCTGGGCCGCATGCGCGAAGCGGGCCGCTAG